Proteins from one Desulfonema limicola genomic window:
- a CDS encoding TRAP transporter small permease, which produces MNKIWKIIQFCSDKMKAIAAISLMCMTLLTCVDIVGRFFKHPVFGSVELVSFMGILGVVLALPYAHDIKSHIGVEIFVSKLSLKKRSFVDMITGILSFTFFSLVTWRMFDYAVKMMDSGEVSMNLELPEYLIIFVTGFCFIVFSLFIIKGIVENFKGMRGK; this is translated from the coding sequence ATGAATAAAATTTGGAAAATCATTCAATTCTGTTCAGATAAAATGAAAGCCATTGCTGCAATAAGCCTGATGTGCATGACCCTGCTTACCTGTGTTGATATTGTCGGCAGATTTTTTAAACATCCTGTTTTCGGCTCAGTTGAGCTGGTAAGTTTTATGGGAATACTGGGCGTTGTCCTGGCCCTTCCATATGCACATGATATTAAAAGCCATATTGGAGTAGAGATTTTTGTCAGCAAGCTGTCACTTAAAAAACGTTCGTTTGTTGATATGATTACAGGAATTTTAAGCTTTACTTTTTTCAGCCTGGTAACCTGGCGCATGTTTGACTATGCTGTTAAAATGATGGACTCAGGAGAAGTTTCCATGAATCTTGAACTGCCTGAATATTTAATCATTTTTGTAACAGGATTTTGTTTTATTGTCTTTTCACTGTTTATCATAAAGGGTATTGTTGAAAATTTTAAGGGAATGAGAGGAAAATGA
- a CDS encoding response regulator: MKADKADKADKKETVLIVDDEAANLGVLFEHLRHAGFKVLAAEDGESALRGLNRILPDIALLDVNLPDIDGFELCRSLKEICKDIPVIFLTSLTDIKDKLKGLDLDAVDYITKPFYPEEVVARVKKHLMLSNLQKTLAAKNTQLEQEIAARKKVEDDLKKAKKSAEAANRAKSEFLANMSHEIRTPMNAVINMTRLLLDTCLDEEQRDYAEVAMTSSNVLLSLINDILDFSKIEAGKLELEVTEFDLKQVVDSIVKIMAMEADKKGLKLTRQIKPDVHLYLTGDPVRVRQVLLNFVNNAVKFTHKGSIYINISLEKETETHIKLKFSVTDTGIGISKSHMENLFKPFSQADASTTRSYGGTGLGLAIAKQLAELMDGDAGVESREGIGSTFWFTAVFGIAQCAADSSVYAEINQPYYYQSIPDDYADSPAMQNCRILLAEDNIANQMVALAILKKQGFSADIVNNGREAVEILRKKNYDLVLMDMQMPDMDGLEATRIIRRPGSGVINPDIPILAMTANATLEYRKKCFDAGMNDYLSKPVNPDELLSAISRFLQIPMNLETEKKTVTDFVSVSEIFDYQEFQERLGDDESFLTYFIKDIPGHISDEIVKLKTAFQEKDAGKIRLHAHTIRGMCANLAARQISKTAHQIELIGEQGKTEIVHLLKELEQEYEILISVLSDMFPKSFLPSREYQPGKKEEILTQEAKSRLADLFFCLENEMLPKCDELKMIFSVDDIKAFSDELKHMTDRYQTPGILADYSRKLSEAVRFYDFDKITGLLSGFSGLIEKIRQMHKGLNQ, encoded by the coding sequence ATGAAAGCAGATAAAGCAGATAAAGCAGATAAAAAAGAAACGGTTTTAATTGTTGATGATGAGGCTGCCAATCTTGGGGTGCTGTTTGAACATCTGCGTCATGCAGGATTCAAGGTTCTTGCTGCTGAAGACGGGGAAAGCGCTCTCAGGGGATTAAACCGGATATTGCCGGATATTGCTTTGCTTGATGTAAATCTGCCGGACATAGATGGTTTTGAACTCTGCCGCAGTTTAAAAGAAATCTGTAAGGATATTCCTGTGATTTTTTTAACCTCCCTGACAGACATAAAGGATAAACTCAAGGGGCTTGATCTGGATGCTGTGGATTATATTACCAAGCCTTTTTATCCTGAAGAAGTGGTTGCCCGTGTAAAAAAACACCTGATGCTGAGTAATCTGCAAAAAACCCTTGCAGCAAAAAATACTCAGCTTGAGCAGGAAATCGCAGCACGGAAAAAGGTTGAAGACGACCTGAAAAAGGCAAAAAAATCAGCTGAAGCAGCTAACCGTGCAAAAAGTGAATTCCTTGCCAACATGAGCCATGAAATCAGGACACCCATGAATGCTGTTATCAACATGACCAGGCTGCTGCTGGATACCTGTCTGGATGAGGAGCAGAGGGATTATGCTGAAGTTGCCATGACATCTTCCAATGTCCTGCTGTCGCTGATTAATGATATCCTGGATTTTTCAAAAATCGAAGCAGGAAAACTTGAGCTTGAGGTTACGGAATTTGATCTGAAACAGGTTGTTGATTCTATAGTAAAGATTATGGCCATGGAAGCTGATAAAAAAGGACTCAAACTGACCCGGCAGATTAAGCCTGATGTGCATCTTTACCTTACAGGGGATCCTGTGCGGGTGCGCCAGGTTCTCCTTAATTTTGTAAATAATGCTGTGAAATTTACACATAAGGGGAGTATATACATAAATATATCTTTGGAAAAAGAGACAGAAACCCATATCAAACTGAAATTTTCCGTAACAGACACAGGCATTGGAATTTCCAAATCCCATATGGAAAATCTGTTCAAACCTTTTTCCCAGGCTGATGCCTCAACCACCAGGAGTTATGGAGGTACAGGGCTGGGTCTTGCAATTGCAAAACAGCTTGCAGAACTCATGGATGGAGATGCAGGGGTTGAAAGCCGGGAAGGTATAGGGTCAACATTCTGGTTTACTGCAGTTTTCGGCATAGCACAGTGTGCAGCAGACAGCTCTGTTTATGCTGAGATTAATCAGCCATATTACTACCAAAGTATTCCAGATGATTATGCAGATTCACCTGCCATGCAAAATTGCCGCATCCTTTTGGCTGAAGACAATATTGCCAATCAGATGGTGGCGCTGGCAATACTTAAAAAACAAGGTTTTTCAGCAGATATTGTAAACAACGGCAGGGAAGCAGTCGAAATACTCAGGAAAAAAAATTATGATCTTGTTCTTATGGACATGCAGATGCCTGACATGGATGGGCTTGAAGCCACGCGCATCATCCGCAGACCAGGCTCAGGGGTAATTAACCCGGATATTCCTATCCTGGCAATGACTGCAAACGCGACCCTGGAATACCGTAAAAAATGTTTTGACGCTGGCATGAACGATTATCTTTCAAAGCCTGTGAATCCTGATGAACTTCTGTCTGCCATAAGCAGATTCCTGCAAATACCTATGAACCTGGAAACAGAAAAAAAAACAGTTACAGATTTTGTTTCAGTATCTGAAATCTTTGATTATCAGGAGTTTCAGGAACGGCTGGGTGATGACGAATCATTTTTAACATATTTTATAAAAGATATTCCCGGGCATATATCTGATGAGATTGTAAAATTAAAAACAGCTTTTCAGGAAAAGGATGCTGGAAAAATCAGGCTGCACGCTCATACAATTCGAGGTATGTGCGCTAATTTAGCAGCACGGCAGATATCAAAGACAGCACACCAGATTGAACTTATTGGAGAACAGGGTAAAACAGAAATTGTCCATCTTTTAAAAGAACTGGAACAGGAATATGAAATACTGATCTCTGTTTTGTCAGATATGTTTCCAAAAAGTTTTCTGCCGTCCCGGGAGTACCAGCCTGGAAAAAAAGAGGAAATTCTCACACAAGAGGCAAAATCAAGACTGGCGGATCTGTTTTTCTGCCTTGAAAATGAAATGCTTCCTAAATGTGATGAATTAAAAATGATTTTTTCTGTTGATGATATAAAAGCTTTTTCAGATGAACTCAAGCATATGACAGACAGGTATCAAACACCAGGTATATTGGCAGATTACAGCCGGAAATTGTCTGAGGCAGTTAGATTTTATGATTTTGATAAAATAACAGGTCTGCTTTCAGGATTTTCAGGGCTTATTGAAAAAATAAGACAGATGCACAAAGGGCTTAATCAATGA
- a CDS encoding TRAP transporter large permease, translated as MNPTLIGIIGIIIMVLLFLTRMPVAYVMGIIGFLGFSIIVSFKGGLNLLAKSYYETFSSYGLTTVPLFILMGQLAFNSGISRRLYDTAYKYLGNIRGGLAITTVSACTAFGAVCGSSAATAATMATVGLPEMRRKKYADELAAGSVASGGGLGMIMPPSVVLIVYGVLTEQSIGKLFVAGIFPALLVTILFIITILIWCSFAPEQGPTGETFPWKEKFKSLLDLSETLAVFALVMGGLFVGLFTPTEAAAVGVFGVIAVSLIRRQLTWEKFVSALYETLGTSCMVMMLIAGAEVFGKFLAVTRIPFNIASWIGGFDLPAFLVLGMVVIVYFMGGCFMDSLALVMLTVPIFFPLVLDLGYDPIWFGIIIVMVTEMGVITPPVGINVYVVFGVARGLPGGSMALESIFKGIFPFMLATLVGIIILFIFPQIILYLPNLMY; from the coding sequence ATGAATCCTACATTAATCGGTATTATTGGTATTATTATTATGGTCCTGCTTTTTCTGACCAGGATGCCTGTTGCATATGTTATGGGAATAATCGGTTTCCTGGGATTCAGCATTATTGTTTCATTTAAAGGCGGGCTTAATCTTCTGGCTAAAAGTTATTATGAAACATTTTCTTCCTACGGCCTTACTACTGTACCTCTTTTTATTTTAATGGGACAGCTTGCATTTAACAGCGGGATAAGCCGCAGATTATACGATACAGCTTATAAATACCTGGGAAATATACGAGGCGGGCTGGCAATCACAACTGTTTCTGCATGTACTGCTTTTGGTGCTGTATGCGGTTCCAGTGCTGCAACAGCAGCAACAATGGCAACAGTGGGACTTCCTGAAATGAGAAGAAAAAAATATGCTGATGAACTTGCAGCAGGTTCCGTAGCCTCAGGCGGGGGACTTGGAATGATTATGCCCCCAAGTGTTGTATTGATAGTATATGGAGTTCTTACAGAACAATCCATAGGCAAATTATTTGTTGCAGGAATTTTTCCTGCCCTGCTGGTAACAATCCTGTTTATCATTACTATTCTTATCTGGTGTTCCTTTGCTCCTGAGCAGGGGCCTACTGGAGAAACTTTTCCATGGAAGGAAAAATTCAAGTCCCTTCTTGATTTAAGTGAAACCCTTGCAGTATTTGCACTTGTAATGGGAGGATTGTTTGTCGGGCTGTTTACCCCGACTGAAGCTGCTGCTGTGGGTGTTTTTGGTGTAATTGCTGTTTCCCTGATTCGCAGGCAGCTAACCTGGGAAAAATTCGTATCAGCCCTTTATGAAACCCTGGGAACCTCATGTATGGTAATGATGCTCATTGCCGGCGCTGAGGTTTTTGGCAAGTTTTTAGCTGTTACACGTATTCCTTTTAATATTGCATCATGGATCGGCGGGTTTGATCTGCCTGCTTTTTTAGTTCTTGGAATGGTTGTAATAGTATATTTTATGGGCGGATGTTTTATGGATTCCCTGGCTCTTGTCATGCTGACGGTTCCCATATTTTTCCCCCTGGTCTTAGATCTTGGTTATGACCCAATCTGGTTTGGAATTATTATTGTTATGGTTACAGAAATGGGTGTTATAACACCGCCGGTCGGCATTAATGTTTATGTCGTATTCGGGGTGGCAAGAGGGCTTCCTGGAGGAAGCATGGCTCTGGAATCAATCTTTAAAGGAATTTTTCCTTTTATGCTGGCTACCCTGGTCGGTATTATCATCCTTTTTATCTTTCCTCAGATTATCCTGTATCTGCCAAACCTTATGTACTAA
- a CDS encoding two-component regulator propeller domain-containing protein — MNNILKILVLMVIINLSALVQTVFSDNNALRFDHLTPDDGLSAQYISVIFQDRQGFIWIATSDGLDRYDGYNFISFRHDPENPNSLSSSGVNTIWQDNTGILWFGTLNGLTRFDPQSGNFKRYLNDNTNRIRALCQDSKGFLWLGTRDKGLYRFDPETETFTLYQFDPGNQGSLRSNTVEAVYEDKNKTLWVGTYGGLERFVPETQTFIHYRNDPQDPHSLIHNSVLSIFEDRTGVLWIGTDGGLDVFVPESETFTHLRHDAADTETISSNSIRFIREDSSGILWIGTFGGGLNRFDQKTGRFEHFRKSPANPHSLPDDSPISFCEDRTGGLWFGTMAYGIGRIMGWSKKFTLYRHIEGNTESLGGNPVNTILEDTRGEFWFGMTGSGLDRYDPKSGRYVHYMPEKNNTGSLSHVNVFSVIEDSRGLIWISTFGGGLNCFNPVTRTFTRYQYDKDNPDSISSNALLAIVEDRENRLWIGSWEGGLNRFDPDTGIFTRYGHKDNDPNNLGDNRVISLCADRTGTIWIGLAGAGLAKYVPETDSFIHYKHSDNDPESLSHSVVTHIFEDRSGTLWTGTTGGGFNRFDRQTEKFRSYTKKDGLPDNTVYGIIEDDRGLLWLSTNKGLSCFDPKNETFQNYDMGDGLQGMAFKMGACFKSSSGELWFGGNNGLNRFHPDNIKRNPHIPPVVLTDFKVSGRSVYPGKDSPLKMPIHRVKEITLSPAQSKFSFEFAALDYNYPKKNRYAYMMEGFDKDWIYTDSTRRFATYTNLSPGKYTFRVKGSNNDGVWNEDGTWVNIIILPPWWKTWWFITFLLLMLVFLLFGGYRLRVNALETRSRVLAKQVADRTHALTQEISERRAVEENLRKSQYLLTETGRMAKVGGWEFDIETLHQTWTEEVYRIHEVDMDFIPDVNKGIDFYAPESRPIIKKAVRLAVAHGKPFDLKLQIITARGNLKWVHVVGKGHESNGRIVRVSGTFQDITDSMLAQQEILKSKEAAEAANRAKSVFLANMSHELRTPLNGILGYVQILQNDTSASPRQQYGLKVIEQSGKHLFSLINDVLDLAKIESGKIELYETEFYLSDFIKSAGNIIRIRAEQKVIKFCTDISDGLPERVRADERRLRQVLLNLLGNAVKFTDKGRVMLRIFPVEDKKSNIRFEVEDTGIGISHKDFEKILDPFQQAGDIKHKAEGTGLGLAISRNLVKLMGGTLEAESKPGFGSRFWFELELHEVQRETGKTAETSRQIDGIKGPAKKILIVDDNLENRAVFRDLLMSLGFETEEAEDGSEGLSKAIEFQPDAVITDLIMPKTDGFELIQNLKHQPGLKNTLVIAASASVYEDDHRKSMEAGADAFLPKPIEADRLFDLLRQFLGIEWQYRKSPDETLETDRADIILPKTEILEKLLEIIETGDVEEFMDQIKELARSDKTFVSFAQRFQKLANGFKLNEIRGLIKEYLNSESR, encoded by the coding sequence TTGAATAATATATTAAAAATACTGGTATTGATGGTTATAATCAATCTTTCGGCATTGGTACAGACAGTCTTTTCAGATAACAATGCCCTGAGATTCGACCATCTCACCCCTGATGACGGGCTTTCCGCCCAGTATATCTCTGTTATTTTCCAGGACAGACAGGGATTTATCTGGATTGCCACATCAGATGGGCTTGACAGGTATGACGGTTATAACTTCATCTCATTCAGGCATGATCCTGAAAATCCCAACAGTCTGAGCAGCAGTGGTGTTAATACCATATGGCAGGATAATACCGGTATTCTCTGGTTCGGTACGCTGAACGGTCTGACGCGGTTTGATCCCCAGTCCGGAAATTTCAAAAGGTATCTCAATGACAACACTAACCGGATAAGGGCATTGTGCCAGGATTCCAAAGGATTTTTATGGCTCGGAACCAGGGATAAGGGGCTGTACCGTTTTGATCCTGAGACGGAAACCTTTACCCTGTACCAGTTTGATCCTGGTAATCAGGGCAGCCTGCGCAGCAATACTGTCGAAGCTGTATATGAGGACAAAAATAAAACCCTGTGGGTGGGAACATACGGGGGACTGGAGCGGTTTGTTCCTGAAACACAGACCTTTATTCATTACAGGAATGACCCCCAGGATCCGCACAGTCTCATCCATAATTCAGTTTTGAGCATATTTGAAGACAGGACAGGTGTATTGTGGATTGGTACGGACGGGGGACTGGATGTTTTTGTCCCTGAATCGGAAACCTTTACTCATCTGAGGCATGATGCAGCAGATACTGAAACAATCAGCAGTAATTCGATTCGGTTTATCAGGGAAGACAGCAGCGGTATCTTATGGATCGGCACATTTGGCGGGGGATTGAACCGTTTTGACCAGAAAACCGGCAGATTTGAACATTTCCGTAAATCACCTGCAAATCCCCACAGCCTGCCCGATGATTCGCCCATATCCTTTTGTGAAGACCGCACCGGAGGATTATGGTTCGGCACTATGGCATACGGTATCGGCAGAATCATGGGCTGGTCCAAAAAGTTCACCCTGTACCGGCACATTGAGGGTAATACGGAAAGTCTGGGAGGCAATCCTGTCAATACCATACTTGAGGATACCCGCGGAGAATTCTGGTTTGGGATGACCGGAAGCGGTCTGGACAGATATGACCCGAAATCCGGCAGATATGTTCACTATATGCCGGAAAAAAATAACACGGGGAGTTTAAGTCATGTCAATGTTTTCAGTGTTATAGAAGACAGCAGGGGGCTGATATGGATTAGCACATTCGGAGGCGGTCTGAATTGTTTCAATCCGGTTACCCGGACATTCACCAGGTATCAATATGACAAAGATAATCCGGACAGTATCAGTTCCAATGCGCTGCTCGCCATTGTAGAAGATCGGGAAAACCGTTTGTGGATCGGGTCATGGGAAGGCGGATTGAACCGGTTTGATCCTGATACCGGAATCTTTACCAGGTATGGGCACAAAGATAATGATCCGAACAACCTGGGAGATAACCGGGTGATTTCCCTGTGTGCAGACCGTACCGGTACAATTTGGATAGGTCTTGCCGGAGCCGGGCTGGCCAAATATGTTCCTGAAACCGATTCATTTATTCATTATAAACACAGCGATAATGACCCTGAAAGCCTGAGTCATTCGGTTGTTACCCACATATTTGAAGACCGTTCGGGAACATTGTGGACAGGAACTACCGGGGGCGGGTTCAACCGGTTTGACCGGCAGACCGAAAAATTCAGGTCATATACAAAAAAGGACGGTCTGCCAGACAATACGGTTTACGGAATCATAGAAGATGACAGGGGGCTGCTCTGGTTAAGCACCAACAAGGGACTTTCCTGTTTTGATCCAAAAAATGAAACCTTCCAAAATTATGACATGGGAGACGGTTTGCAGGGCATGGCTTTCAAGATGGGAGCCTGCTTTAAATCCAGTAGCGGTGAACTCTGGTTCGGCGGCAATAACGGACTCAACCGCTTTCATCCTGACAATATCAAAAGAAATCCCCACATTCCGCCGGTTGTGCTGACAGATTTCAAGGTTTCGGGCAGGTCTGTGTATCCTGGCAAAGATTCTCCTTTGAAGATGCCGATCCATAGGGTCAAAGAGATCACTCTTTCACCTGCCCAGTCCAAATTCAGTTTTGAGTTTGCTGCCTTGGATTACAATTATCCCAAAAAAAACCGTTATGCCTATATGATGGAAGGTTTTGACAAAGACTGGATATATACTGACAGCACCAGGCGGTTTGCAACCTATACCAATCTTTCTCCAGGTAAATACACCTTCAGGGTAAAAGGCTCCAACAATGACGGGGTCTGGAATGAAGATGGAACCTGGGTAAATATTATCATACTGCCGCCCTGGTGGAAAACCTGGTGGTTTATAACTTTCCTGTTATTAATGCTGGTTTTCCTGCTCTTTGGAGGTTACCGGTTGAGGGTAAATGCCCTTGAAACCAGGAGCCGGGTTCTTGCAAAACAGGTTGCAGACCGTACACATGCCCTTACCCAGGAAATCAGCGAGCGCAGAGCTGTTGAGGAAAATCTGAGAAAAAGCCAGTATCTTTTAACTGAAACCGGCAGAATGGCAAAGGTGGGAGGCTGGGAATTTGACATTGAAACACTGCATCAGACATGGACAGAGGAAGTATATCGCATTCATGAGGTTGATATGGATTTTATTCCTGATGTAAACAAAGGCATTGATTTTTATGCGCCTGAATCCCGCCCCATTATCAAAAAAGCTGTCCGGCTTGCTGTTGCTCACGGAAAGCCTTTTGATCTGAAATTACAGATTATAACAGCAAGGGGTAATCTTAAATGGGTTCATGTTGTAGGCAAAGGCCATGAGTCAAATGGAAGGATTGTAAGAGTGTCAGGAACTTTCCAGGATATAACCGATTCAATGCTTGCACAGCAGGAAATCCTGAAATCCAAAGAAGCAGCAGAAGCAGCAAACCGGGCCAAAAGCGTTTTCCTTGCCAACATGAGCCATGAACTCCGTACACCTCTAAATGGTATTCTCGGCTATGTACAGATTCTCCAAAATGACACTTCGGCATCGCCCCGTCAGCAATACGGCCTGAAAGTTATTGAGCAGAGCGGAAAACATCTTTTCAGCCTTATCAATGATGTGCTTGACCTTGCCAAGATCGAATCAGGAAAAATCGAATTGTATGAAACTGAATTTTATTTGTCCGATTTTATTAAAAGCGCGGGCAATATTATCAGGATCCGGGCAGAACAAAAAGTAATTAAGTTTTGTACAGATATTTCAGATGGCCTGCCTGAAAGAGTCAGGGCTGATGAAAGGCGGCTGCGCCAGGTTCTCCTCAATCTGCTGGGCAATGCAGTGAAATTTACCGATAAGGGCAGGGTAATGCTTCGAATATTCCCGGTCGAAGATAAGAAATCAAATATCCGTTTTGAGGTTGAAGACACGGGTATTGGTATTTCCCATAAAGATTTTGAGAAAATACTTGATCCTTTTCAGCAGGCAGGGGATATAAAACACAAGGCAGAGGGAACAGGGCTGGGACTGGCTATCAGCCGGAACCTGGTTAAACTCATGGGCGGTACTCTTGAAGCAGAAAGCAAACCCGGTTTTGGCAGCAGGTTCTGGTTTGAACTGGAGCTGCATGAAGTACAGCGGGAAACAGGAAAAACTGCTGAAACATCACGGCAGATTGACGGGATAAAGGGACCTGCGAAGAAGATATTGATTGTTGACGACAACCTGGAAAACCGTGCTGTATTCAGGGACCTGCTTATGTCCCTGGGGTTTGAAACTGAAGAAGCAGAGGATGGTAGTGAAGGTCTGTCAAAAGCTATTGAATTTCAGCCGGATGCAGTGATTACGGATCTGATTATGCCGAAAACAGACGGTTTTGAACTGATTCAAAACCTTAAACACCAGCCAGGGCTGAAAAATACGCTTGTTATTGCAGCCTCTGCCAGTGTATATGAAGATGATCACAGGAAAAGCATGGAAGCCGGAGCTGATGCCTTTCTTCCAAAACCCATTGAAGCAGACCGGCTTTTTGATCTGCTGAGGCAGTTTTTAGGTATTGAATGGCAGTACAGAAAATCCCCTGATGAAACCCTGGAAACAGACCGGGCAGATATTATTCTGCCTAAAACGGAAATCCTGGAAAAACTACTGGAAATCATAGAAACAGGGGATGTGGAAGAATTTATGGATCAAATAAAAGAACTTGCCCGGTCTGATAAAACATTTGTATCTTTTGCACAAAGATTCCAGAAATTGGCAAATGGATTTAAACTTAATGAAATCAGGGGATTGATAAAGGAATACTTAAACAGTGAAAGCAGATAA
- a CDS encoding RNA-binding domain-containing protein, whose product MNIREKLYQPESRKLEFKSRIPAKMNDLLKTITAFANGAGGEIIIGVSDRERTIEGVSEPLQMEERIANAVHDGIMPMISPYISILNFNGKQVLIVQVLPGSQKPYYIKSMGIEKGVYIRIGSTTRQAAPEMIKELNRQSLGIAFEVETDFTKTPEHIDKEAVNQFFHQMGHPEPAYEILKKWSLLGKNNGDYYPTVAGLVLFGICDLPDYDFAGIRLTKFQGNTMTNISETREYSIPILPKMETICRHTADFLQKESYLEGIRRLERTIIPFYALREAIVNAVVHRDYSIRGSGIKINVFDNRMEVISPGILYGNMDISDLGTGLSECRNRAMVRIFRRMGMMEELGTGIARIYELFLNRNLMTPLFFEQGQFFKAVLPQESQEKPGLIKEYLNSESR is encoded by the coding sequence ATGAATATTCGTGAAAAACTATATCAGCCGGAAAGCCGAAAGCTGGAATTTAAGAGCAGGATTCCAGCCAAAATGAATGATCTTCTGAAAACAATCACCGCATTTGCCAATGGTGCAGGCGGAGAAATCATCATAGGCGTATCGGATCGGGAACGGACAATAGAAGGTGTTTCAGAACCCCTTCAGATGGAGGAACGGATTGCCAATGCTGTTCACGACGGGATTATGCCTATGATTTCACCATATATTTCAATTCTTAATTTTAATGGAAAACAAGTCCTTATTGTCCAGGTTCTTCCTGGCAGTCAAAAACCCTATTATATAAAATCTATGGGAATTGAAAAAGGTGTTTATATCCGTATTGGCTCGACAACCAGGCAGGCTGCACCTGAAATGATTAAAGAGCTTAACCGGCAGAGCCTGGGAATTGCTTTTGAAGTTGAAACCGATTTTACTAAAACTCCGGAGCATATAGATAAAGAAGCTGTCAATCAATTTTTTCATCAGATGGGACATCCTGAGCCAGCTTATGAGATTTTAAAAAAATGGTCTTTACTTGGAAAAAACAATGGGGATTATTATCCTACTGTTGCAGGGCTGGTGCTTTTTGGCATATGCGACTTGCCTGATTATGATTTTGCAGGTATCCGCCTTACCAAATTCCAGGGCAATACAATGACCAATATCTCAGAAACAAGGGAATACAGTATTCCGATTCTGCCCAAAATGGAAACCATATGCAGACATACGGCTGATTTTCTTCAAAAAGAATCTTACCTGGAAGGCATCCGCCGCCTGGAAAGAACCATTATACCTTTTTATGCTCTCAGGGAAGCCATTGTTAATGCGGTTGTTCACCGGGATTACAGCATAAGGGGTTCAGGTATAAAAATTAATGTATTTGACAACCGCATGGAAGTAATCAGCCCAGGAATCCTTTACGGCAATATGGATATTTCAGACCTGGGAACAGGACTTTCCGAATGCCGGAACAGGGCTATGGTCCGCATTTTTCGCAGAATGGGAATGATGGAGGAACTGGGTACGGGAATTGCCCGAATTTATGAACTTTTTCTTAACAGAAATCTTATGACTCCTCTTTTTTTTGAACAGGGACAGTTTTTTAAAGCAGTTTTACCCCAGGAATCACAGGAAAAGCCTGGATTGATAAAGGAATACTTAAACAGTGAAAGCAGATAA
- a CDS encoding AAA family ATPase, with product MKKVLYANANYLEIVEKNGYFIDKTCYITKLEAVENPVFLRPRRFGKSLWCRILECYYNIAQKQDFEKLFGHTWIGKNPTPLRNSFFVLHLDFSIVDSTGDIADIEKSFNHICNIYLQSVARRYKKWFKDMIEIDFNIQASANLTSILNTISDFDLPRLYVIIDEYDNFANQLVVSHKDVLYRELTSESSFLKTFFKTLKEGRKTGAVFNVFITGVLPITIDDLASSFNIARFITLNQEFENMLGFTQSEVDALIDEIYADYGIAPETRSEVDEIIKTHYNGYHFINPEGEAVYNSTILLNFLVQLCETKIIPKHLTDLNLRTDISWIRRLTGSNPRYTEEFVNQLTLHNKILYDDRFLVTKFDMYQFFEKSFFPISFFYLGMLTRHDEFYLKLPNLNMREIFVEYFNEIHRIDVSTKYADFCM from the coding sequence ATGAAAAAAGTGTTGTACGCTAATGCCAATTATCTGGAAATTGTTGAAAAAAATGGATATTTTATTGATAAAACCTGTTATATTACCAAGCTGGAAGCTGTTGAAAACCCTGTTTTCCTTCGTCCAAGACGTTTTGGCAAATCATTATGGTGCAGGATTTTAGAATGTTATTATAATATTGCACAAAAACAGGATTTTGAAAAATTGTTCGGTCATACCTGGATTGGAAAAAATCCAACTCCCCTGCGAAATTCCTTTTTTGTCCTTCATTTAGATTTTTCTATTGTTGATTCAACAGGAGATATTGCAGATATTGAAAAAAGTTTTAATCATATCTGCAATATCTATCTTCAAAGTGTTGCAAGACGTTATAAAAAATGGTTTAAGGACATGATTGAAATAGATTTCAATATTCAAGCCTCAGCCAATTTGACATCTATCCTTAATACCATCTCAGATTTTGATCTTCCCAGGCTTTATGTAATAATTGACGAATACGACAATTTTGCAAACCAGCTTGTTGTTTCCCATAAAGACGTTCTTTACCGTGAACTTACAAGTGAAAGCAGTTTTTTAAAAACCTTTTTTAAAACCCTGAAAGAAGGGCGGAAAACAGGTGCAGTTTTCAATGTTTTTATAACCGGAGTTCTGCCCATAACAATTGATGATCTTGCTTCTTCGTTTAACATTGCCCGGTTTATTACCCTGAACCAGGAATTTGAAAACATGCTGGGATTTACCCAGTCAGAGGTTGACGCACTGATAGACGAAATCTATGCAGATTATGGCATTGCACCTGAAACCAGGAGTGAGGTTGATGAGATTATCAAGACCCATTACAATGGTTATCATTTTATTAATCCAGAGGGAGAAGCTGTTTATAATTCAACAATATTATTAAATTTTCTTGTTCAGCTCTGCGAAACAAAAATCATTCCAAAACATCTCACTGACTTGAATTTAAGAACAGATATTTCATGGATACGAAGGCTGACCGGCTCTAATCCCCGATATACAGAGGAATTTGTCAATCAGTTGACCCTGCACAATAAAATCCTTTATGATGACAGGTTTTTAGTTACCAAATTTGACATGTACCAGTTTTTTGAAAAAAGCTTTTTCCCTATTTCTTTTTTTTATCTCGGAATGCTTACAAGACATGATGAATTTTATCTTAAACTTCCTAATCTCAACATGAGGGAAATCTTTGTTGAATATTTTAACGAGATTCACCGGATTGATGTTTCCACGAAATACGCTGATTTCTGCATGTGA